A genomic stretch from Flavobacterium sp. KS-LB2 includes:
- a CDS encoding CocE/NonD family hydrolase — protein sequence MKKLLSISLFFIGAILFAQDNKPNYVADNYTKKEVHIKMRDGAELFTSIYTPKDVSKKYPIIMQRTPYNSGPYGEGQLKRSISPSETMMKEGYIVVYQDVRGRFMSDGLYDNMRGFIPNKKGKKDTDEASDTYDTIDWLVKNVPNNNGNVGTWGISYPGFYATYSLLSNHPALKAVSPQACIADFFFDDFHHNGAYLLSYWKVTPLFGPQKTKRTTEPWYKFTNTGSNDDYQFFLDAGPLSNLDKYYGKDNEFWQQLKDHSSYDDFWQKRGILQHLKNIKPAVMTVGGWFDAEDLYGPLNTYSTIEKSSKNYNTIVMGPWSHGDWARNSAKQVIGNINFGDSISGYYQKNIEANFFRHFLKNNGKGENKLPEAYVFDTGRKEWKTYETWPPQNTEKQDFFLQGNQLTKMAKRNISFEEFISDPKKPVPYSEDIKQAGLTPRKYMTDDQRFAARRPDVIVFETEVLSDDTTLAGDILAKLQVSTTGTDADWIVKVIDVFPSDEPETKDVAPYLKMSNYHMMVRSEIMRGRFRNSFSKPEPFVANEKTPVNIKLQDVFHTFKKGHKIQIQVQSTWFPFIDLNPQTFVDNIFYAKPADFQKQTHRIYNDSNVEFTVLK from the coding sequence ATGAAAAAACTACTTAGTATTTCTCTTTTTTTTATTGGAGCAATTTTGTTTGCCCAAGATAACAAACCAAACTATGTTGCGGATAATTATACTAAAAAAGAAGTGCATATCAAAATGCGCGATGGAGCAGAATTATTTACTTCAATTTATACTCCTAAAGATGTTTCTAAAAAATATCCAATTATAATGCAAAGAACACCGTATAATTCAGGTCCTTATGGAGAAGGTCAGCTCAAAAGAAGTATTTCTCCAAGCGAGACGATGATGAAAGAAGGATATATCGTAGTCTATCAAGATGTTCGTGGCAGGTTCATGAGTGATGGTTTATACGATAATATGCGCGGCTTTATTCCAAATAAAAAAGGAAAAAAAGATACCGATGAAGCTTCTGATACCTATGATACGATAGATTGGTTGGTCAAAAATGTACCTAATAACAACGGAAATGTTGGAACTTGGGGAATTTCATATCCTGGTTTTTACGCAACCTATTCTTTGTTAAGCAATCATCCAGCTTTGAAAGCGGTTTCACCTCAAGCGTGTATTGCTGATTTCTTTTTTGATGATTTTCATCATAATGGAGCATATTTATTGAGTTATTGGAAAGTGACGCCATTATTTGGCCCACAAAAAACAAAGCGTACTACAGAACCTTGGTATAAATTCACGAATACAGGATCAAATGACGATTATCAGTTTTTCTTGGATGCAGGACCATTATCGAATCTTGATAAATATTATGGTAAAGACAATGAGTTTTGGCAACAGCTGAAAGACCATTCCAGTTATGATGATTTTTGGCAAAAACGTGGTATTTTACAACATTTAAAAAATATTAAACCAGCGGTGATGACGGTGGGAGGTTGGTTTGATGCCGAAGATTTATATGGTCCTTTGAATACCTACAGCACAATTGAAAAAAGCAGCAAAAATTACAACACAATCGTTATGGGGCCATGGAGTCACGGGGATTGGGCTAGAAATTCAGCAAAACAAGTAATTGGTAATATTAATTTTGGAGATAGTATTTCCGGTTATTATCAAAAAAACATAGAAGCTAATTTCTTTCGTCATTTCTTAAAAAATAACGGTAAAGGTGAAAATAAATTACCTGAAGCCTATGTTTTTGACACAGGAAGAAAAGAGTGGAAGACCTATGAAACTTGGCCTCCTCAAAATACCGAAAAACAAGATTTCTTTTTGCAAGGAAATCAATTGACAAAAATGGCGAAGCGAAATATTTCTTTTGAAGAATTTATCAGTGATCCTAAGAAACCGGTTCCTTATTCTGAAGATATCAAACAAGCAGGGCTTACACCAAGGAAATATATGACGGATGACCAGCGTTTTGCTGCAAGACGTCCAGATGTGATTGTTTTTGAAACAGAAGTATTGAGTGATGATACCACATTAGCAGGAGATATATTGGCTAAATTGCAAGTTTCTACTACTGGAACAGATGCGGACTGGATTGTAAAAGTGATTGATGTTTTCCCAAGTGATGAGCCGGAAACAAAAGATGTTGCTCCTTATTTGAAAATGAGTAATTACCACATGATGGTGCGCAGTGAGATTATGAGAGGGCGTTTCAGAAACAGTTTTTCAAAACCCGAACCTTTTGTTGCCAATGAGAAAACGCCTGTAAATATTAAGTTACAGGATGTTTTTCATACCTTTAAAAAAGGACATAAAATCCAGATTCAGGTTCAAAGCACGTGGTTTCCATTTATTGATTTGAATCCGCAAACGTTTGTAGATAATATATTTTATGCTAAACCAGCGGACTTTCAAAAACAAACTCATAGAATCTATAATGATTCAAATGTTGAGTTTACAGTTTTAAAATAA
- a CDS encoding T9SS type A sorting domain-containing protein — translation MKTFLLKSHFLTIVFFIANLFFANVTFGQATVTTDKDDYAPGEYVIITGTGWQEGERVDFHFEETPKPVTCSNSHDNFAIADASGQIYYGGFLIKENHLGVAFVLTATGQTSGRVATAEFTDANVKFTTTGLPNNISVTVQYEGTAPGPIIVDTSVTFSTGGGGNGASSNIALIGSLSFQYPSTITVSGTTYALISTNPVSPTNVPSTGSYSINATYATCTLPTIGGQPGNQSITYGANATFSVAASGATGFVWQEFNSSWSPIANGGIYSGATTNTLTLTKPGVSLSGRKYRVVVTGSCGSVNSNLVTDAILTVNKKALTATSTVASKEYDNSPVAGSVSLGTVLGLVGTETLVITPSATNFADANAGVGKATTISYSLADGTNGGLAANYSMANFVTSGNITKAASTTVVTITGAPFTYSGLAQTPATVTVTGAGGLSLTPDAVYVNNTNAGTATASYSYGESANHLASSDSEDFTIGKAASTTVVTITGAPFTYSGLAQTPATVTVTGAGGLSLTPDAVYANNTNAGIATASYSYGESANHLASSDSEDFTIGKAASTTVVTITGAPFTYSGLAQTPATVTVTGAGGLSLTPDAVYANNTNAGTATASYSYGESANHLASSDSEDFTIGKAASTTVVTITGAPFTYSGLAQTPATVTVTGAGGLSLTPDAVYVNNTNAGTANASYSYGESANHLASSDSEDFTIGKAASTTVVTITGAPFTYSGLAQTPATITVTGAGGLSLTPDAVYVNNTNAGTATASYSYGESANHLASSDSEDFTIGKAASTTVVTITGAPFTYSGLAQTPATVTVIGAGGLSLTPDAVYANNTNAGTANASYSYGESANHLASSDSEDFTIGKAASTTVVTITGAPFTYSGLAQTPATVTVTGAGGLSLTPDAVYANNTNAGTANASYSYGESANHLASSDSEDFTIGKAASTTVVTITGAPFTYSGLAQTPATITVTGAGGLSLTPDAVYVNNTNAGTATASYSYGESANHLASSDSEDFTIGKAASTTVVTITGAPFTYSGLAQTPATVTVTGAGGLSLTPDAVYANNTNAGTANASYSYGESANHLASSDSEDFTIGKAASTTVVTITGAPFTYSGLAQTPATVTVTGAGGLSLTPDAVYANNTNAGTATASYSYGESANHLASSDSEDFTIGKAASTTVVTITGAPFTYSGLAQTPATVTVTGAGGLSLTPDAVYANNTNAGTATASYSYGESANHLASSDSEDFTIGKAASTTVVTITGAPFTYSGLAQTPATVTVTGVGGLSLTPDAVYANNTNAGTATASYSYGESANHLASSDSEDFTIGKAASTTVVTITGAPFTYSGLAQTPATVTVTGAGGLSLTPDAVYVNNTNAGTATASYSYGESANHLASSDSEDFTIGKAASTTVVTITGAPFTYSGLAQTPATVTVTGAGGLSLTPDAVYANNTNAGTANASYSYGESANHLASSDSEDFTIGKAASTTVVTITGAPFTYSGLAQTPATVTVTGAGGLSLTPDAVYVNNTNAGTATASYSYGESANHLASSDSEDFTIGKAAITVVNTNRQKVYGEVLTNGDYAGSITGVQAGDVITVIRSSIGSVATATVFGSTYPIIGQLVDPNGRLTNYTISNPDGELTVIRKIASVTPMVNSKYCGQIDPIFSGTLTGFLATDVVSATYSRNSGEAVGASPYVISALLSPAGVLSNYEITYNTANFIINGIISIDASASSNPIAVGLPATLSATINPPIGGVSVTFSLDNGNGVLLSYQATTNSAGVASTSVTSLPVEVYKVNVVAGSGCSFSIAYLPVYDPNGGFVTGGGWINSPVGAYIVDPTVTGKANFGFVSKYKKGSNVPEGNTEFQFQAGNLKFASSTYVSGSLVIAGSQAIYKGIGTINGSGSFNFMVSAVDGQINGGGGYDKFRIKIWNSSGVVYDNNIGLSDNSTPTDATKLGGGSIVIHEVKKNGASKVISVEETVEVLPFAITVYPNPSAQYFMIDIKGGTTEKTEVFVYDMLGRMIKHIQNNTNQEIKFGEEFSTGLYLAIIKQGDQQKAVKLIKQ, via the coding sequence ATGAAAACATTTCTACTCAAATCACATTTTTTAACGATTGTTTTTTTTATTGCAAATTTATTTTTTGCAAATGTTACTTTTGGTCAAGCTACGGTCACCACCGATAAAGACGATTATGCTCCTGGTGAGTATGTAATTATTACCGGTACTGGCTGGCAGGAAGGAGAGCGGGTTGATTTCCACTTTGAGGAGACTCCCAAGCCCGTAACCTGTTCGAACTCACATGATAATTTTGCCATTGCAGATGCGAGTGGGCAAATCTATTATGGTGGATTTTTGATAAAAGAAAATCATCTGGGTGTTGCTTTTGTTTTAACTGCTACAGGGCAAACCTCAGGTAGAGTTGCAACAGCAGAATTTACAGATGCGAATGTTAAATTTACCACTACAGGCCTTCCTAATAATATTAGTGTTACAGTGCAATATGAAGGAACGGCACCTGGACCAATTATAGTAGATACTTCTGTTACCTTCTCTACTGGAGGAGGTGGTAATGGTGCTAGTTCAAACATTGCGTTGATTGGAAGTTTAAGTTTTCAATACCCCTCTACAATTACTGTTTCAGGAACGACATATGCTTTGATAAGTACTAATCCCGTTTCACCGACAAATGTTCCATCTACTGGCAGTTATTCAATAAATGCTACATATGCAACTTGTACTCTACCAACTATTGGTGGTCAACCCGGCAATCAATCTATTACTTATGGTGCTAATGCAACTTTTAGTGTTGCCGCTTCTGGTGCTACCGGTTTTGTATGGCAGGAATTTAACAGTTCTTGGTCTCCTATCGCAAATGGTGGAATTTACTCTGGCGCTACTACCAATACCCTTACTTTAACCAAACCGGGAGTTAGCTTGTCAGGTAGGAAATATCGAGTTGTTGTAACTGGATCTTGTGGTTCTGTGAATAGTAATTTGGTTACGGATGCTATTTTAACTGTTAACAAAAAAGCATTAACTGCTACTTCAACAGTAGCCTCAAAAGAATATGACAATTCTCCAGTTGCTGGTTCAGTCTCGTTAGGTACTGTATTAGGTCTTGTTGGTACAGAGACTTTAGTAATTACACCTTCTGCGACTAACTTTGCTGATGCAAATGCTGGTGTGGGCAAAGCAACAACGATTTCTTATAGCCTTGCTGATGGAACTAATGGTGGGCTGGCCGCTAATTATAGCATGGCGAATTTTGTTACATCTGGAAATATCACCAAAGCAGCATCTACGACAGTTGTAACCATTACGGGAGCACCATTTACCTATAGTGGATTGGCACAAACACCAGCCACCGTAACCGTAACAGGAGCAGGCGGATTGAGTTTGACACCCGATGCGGTTTACGTTAACAATACCAATGCAGGAACAGCCACTGCGAGTTATTCGTATGGGGAAAGTGCCAATCACTTGGCCTCTTCGGACAGCGAAGACTTTACTATTGGCAAAGCAGCATCTACGACAGTTGTAACCATTACGGGAGCACCGTTTACCTATAGTGGATTGGCACAAACACCAGCCACCGTAACCGTAACAGGAGCAGGTGGATTGAGTTTGACACCCGATGCGGTTTACGCTAACAATACCAATGCAGGAATAGCCACTGCGAGTTATTCGTATGGGGAAAGTGCCAATCACTTGGCCTCTTCGGACAGCGAAGACTTTACTATTGGCAAAGCAGCATCTACGACAGTTGTAACCATTACGGGAGCACCATTTACCTATAGTGGATTGGCACAAACACCAGCCACCGTAACCGTAACAGGAGCAGGCGGATTGAGTTTGACACCCGATGCGGTTTACGCTAACAATACCAATGCAGGAACAGCTACTGCGAGTTATTCGTATGGGGAAAGTGCCAATCACTTGGCCTCTTCGGACAGCGAAGACTTTACTATTGGCAAAGCAGCATCTACGACAGTTGTAACCATTACGGGAGCACCATTTACCTATAGTGGATTGGCACAAACACCAGCCACCGTAACCGTAACAGGAGCAGGCGGATTGAGTTTGACACCCGATGCGGTTTACGTTAACAATACCAATGCAGGAACAGCTAATGCGAGTTATTCGTATGGGGAAAGTGCCAATCACTTGGCCTCTTCGGACAGCGAAGACTTTACTATTGGCAAAGCAGCATCTACGACAGTTGTAACCATTACGGGAGCACCATTTACCTATAGTGGATTGGCACAAACACCAGCCACCATAACCGTAACAGGAGCAGGCGGATTGAGTTTGACACCCGATGCGGTTTACGTTAACAATACCAATGCAGGAACAGCTACTGCGAGTTATTCGTATGGGGAAAGTGCCAATCACTTGGCCTCTTCGGACAGCGAAGACTTTACTATTGGCAAAGCAGCATCTACGACAGTTGTAACCATTACGGGAGCACCATTTACCTATAGTGGATTGGCACAAACACCAGCCACCGTAACCGTAATAGGAGCAGGCGGATTGAGTTTGACACCCGATGCGGTTTACGCTAACAATACCAATGCAGGAACAGCTAATGCGAGTTATTCGTATGGGGAAAGTGCCAATCACTTGGCCTCTTCGGACAGCGAAGACTTTACTATTGGCAAAGCAGCATCTACGACAGTTGTAACCATTACGGGAGCACCATTTACCTATAGTGGATTGGCACAAACACCAGCCACCGTAACCGTAACAGGAGCAGGCGGATTGAGTTTGACACCCGATGCGGTTTACGCTAACAATACCAATGCAGGAACAGCTAATGCGAGTTATTCGTATGGGGAAAGTGCCAATCACTTGGCCTCTTCGGACAGCGAAGACTTTACTATTGGCAAAGCAGCATCTACGACAGTTGTAACCATTACGGGAGCACCATTTACCTATAGTGGATTGGCACAAACACCAGCCACCATAACCGTAACAGGAGCAGGCGGATTGAGTTTGACACCCGATGCGGTTTACGTTAACAATACCAATGCAGGAACAGCTACTGCGAGTTATTCGTATGGGGAAAGTGCCAATCACTTGGCCTCTTCGGACAGCGAAGACTTTACTATTGGCAAAGCAGCATCTACGACAGTTGTAACCATTACGGGAGCACCATTTACCTATAGTGGATTGGCACAAACACCAGCCACCGTAACCGTAACAGGAGCAGGCGGATTGAGTTTGACACCCGATGCGGTTTACGCTAACAATACCAATGCAGGAACAGCTAATGCGAGTTATTCGTATGGGGAAAGTGCCAATCACTTGGCCTCTTCGGACAGCGAAGACTTTACTATTGGCAAAGCAGCATCTACGACAGTTGTAACCATTACGGGAGCACCATTTACCTATAGTGGATTGGCACAAACACCAGCCACCGTAACCGTAACAGGAGCAGGCGGATTGAGTTTGACACCCGATGCGGTTTACGCTAACAATACCAATGCAGGAACAGCTACTGCGAGTTATTCGTATGGGGAAAGTGCCAATCACTTGGCCTCTTCGGACAGCGAAGACTTTACTATTGGCAAAGCAGCATCTACGACAGTTGTAACCATTACGGGAGCACCGTTTACCTATAGTGGATTGGCACAAACACCAGCCACCGTAACCGTAACAGGAGCAGGCGGATTGAGTTTGACACCCGATGCGGTTTACGCTAACAATACCAATGCAGGAACAGCTACTGCGAGTTATTCGTATGGGGAAAGTGCCAATCACTTGGCCTCTTCGGACAGCGAAGACTTTACTATTGGCAAAGCAGCATCTACGACAGTTGTAACCATTACGGGAGCACCGTTTACCTATAGTGGATTGGCACAAACACCAGCCACCGTAACCGTAACAGGAGTAGGTGGATTGAGTTTGACACCCGATGCGGTTTACGCTAACAATACCAATGCAGGAACAGCTACTGCGAGTTATTCGTATGGGGAAAGTGCCAATCACTTGGCCTCTTCGGACAGCGAAGACTTTACTATTGGCAAAGCAGCATCTACGACAGTTGTAACCATTACGGGAGCACCATTTACCTATAGTGGATTGGCACAAACACCAGCCACCGTAACCGTAACAGGAGCAGGCGGATTGAGTTTGACACCCGATGCGGTTTACGTTAACAATACCAATGCAGGAACAGCTACTGCGAGTTATTCGTATGGGGAAAGTGCCAATCACTTGGCCTCTTCGGACAGCGAAGACTTTACTATTGGCAAAGCAGCATCTACGACAGTTGTAACCATTACGGGAGCACCATTTACCTATAGTGGATTGGCACAAACACCAGCCACCGTAACCGTAACAGGAGCAGGCGGATTGAGTTTGACACCCGATGCGGTTTACGCTAACAATACCAATGCAGGAACAGCTAATGCGAGTTATTCGTATGGGGAAAGTGCCAATCACTTGGCCTCTTCGGACAGCGAAGACTTTACTATTGGCAAAGCAGCATCTACGACAGTTGTAACCATTACGGGAGCACCATTTACCTATAGTGGATTGGCACAAACACCAGCCACCGTAACCGTAACAGGAGCAGGCGGATTGAGTTTGACACCCGATGCGGTTTACGTTAACAATACCAATGCAGGAACAGCTACTGCGAGTTATTCGTATGGGGAAAGTGCCAATCACTTGGCCTCTTCGGACAGCGAAGACTTTACTATTGGCAAAGCAGCTATCACTGTAGTAAATACAAATCGTCAGAAAGTGTATGGTGAAGTGTTGACAAATGGAGATTATGCAGGAAGTATCACAGGTGTTCAAGCCGGAGATGTCATTACAGTAATCCGTTCAAGTATAGGTAGTGTAGCAACTGCAACAGTATTTGGTTCTACATATCCAATCATTGGACAGTTAGTTGATCCTAATGGAAGATTAACGAATTATACAATTAGTAATCCTGACGGAGAACTTACTGTAATAAGAAAAATAGCTTCAGTTACTCCAATGGTTAATAGTAAATATTGTGGTCAAATTGATCCTATTTTTAGTGGTACTCTTACTGGATTTTTGGCAACAGACGTAGTTAGTGCTACTTACAGTCGAAATTCAGGAGAAGCAGTTGGAGCAAGTCCTTATGTAATCAGTGCTTTGCTAAGTCCTGCTGGGGTATTAAGTAATTATGAAATCACATATAATACGGCGAACTTTATAATTAATGGCATAATATCTATTGATGCATCTGCTAGTAGTAATCCTATAGCCGTTGGTTTGCCTGCAACGCTGTCTGCAACTATTAATCCTCCTATTGGTGGAGTTTCTGTTACCTTTAGCCTTGACAATGGGAATGGAGTATTATTGAGTTATCAAGCAACTACTAACAGTGCTGGTGTTGCAAGTACATCTGTAACTAGTTTACCAGTAGAAGTTTATAAAGTGAATGTTGTAGCAGGTTCTGGCTGTTCGTTCTCTATTGCTTACTTGCCTGTATATGATCCAAATGGTGGATTTGTTACGGGAGGTGGATGGATTAATTCTCCAGTTGGCGCATATATTGTTGATCCAACAGTAACAGGTAAAGCAAATTTTGGATTTGTTTCCAAATATAAAAAAGGTTCGAATGTACCTGAGGGTAATACAGAGTTTCAGTTTCAAGCAGGAAACTTAAAATTTGCTAGTTCAACATACGTATCTGGATCACTTGTAATTGCAGGGTCTCAGGCTATCTATAAAGGAATAGGAACTATTAACGGTTCTGGTAGCTTTAACTTTATGGTGTCTGCTGTTGATGGACAGATTAATGGAGGTGGTGGTTATGATAAATTCCGAATTAAGATTTGGAATAGCTCAGGAGTTGTTTATGATAATAACATCGGGCTCTCGGATAATAGTACGCCTACAGATGCTACAAAATTAGGAGGAGGCTCTATTGTAATTCATGAGGTAAAGAAAAATGGAGCTTCAAAAGTGATCAGTGTTGAGGAAACTGTAGAAGTTCTGCCATTTGCAATAACAGTATATCCAAACCCATCAGCTCAATATTTTATGATTGACATCAAAGGGGGTACTACTGAAAAAACAGAAGTGTTTGTATATGATATGCTGGGTAGAATGATAAAACATATTCAAAATAATACCAATCAAGAAATTAAGTTTGGTGAAGAGTTTTCTACAGGTTTATATCTAGCAATTATCAAGCAAGGAGATCAACAAAAAGCAGTGAAATTGATAAAACAGTAA
- a CDS encoding ammonium transporter, producing MRKIILSVILITILVLTLFSNYFIIDSPAPTEAVKFDTGDTAWMIVATALVLIMTPGLGFFYGGMVGKKNVISTMLQSFMAMIIVTVLWVVVAFGLSFGPTIGGIIGNPLPNLFFQGVNTTTAWSLAPTIPFMLFALFQAKFAIITPALITGAFAERIRFWAYLLFMVLFILLVYAPLAHMTWHPEGIFFKMGVLDFAGGTVVHMSAGWAALAGAIFLGKRKIQKVNPARITYVLLGTGLLWFGWFGFNAGSALGSNGLAVQALGTTTVAAAAAGMAWVFLDKILGHKLSAMGACIGAVVGLVAITPAAGFVTIPHAMFIGIFASVVSNLVVSKFPKGKIDDALDVFACHGVGGMVGMLLTGVFASKAVNSVVGDNQGLIFGDATLFLNQLTALVIVSVFAFSASYFLFFIVNKITPLRVSEEKEELGLDISQHGEFL from the coding sequence ATGCGAAAAATTATTTTAAGTGTGATATTAATCACGATTTTGGTATTAACCCTTTTTTCAAATTATTTCATAATTGATAGCCCTGCTCCAACAGAAGCTGTAAAATTTGATACCGGCGACACTGCTTGGATGATTGTTGCAACAGCACTTGTATTAATAATGACACCAGGTCTTGGTTTTTTCTACGGGGGAATGGTAGGAAAAAAGAACGTAATTAGTACAATGCTTCAAAGTTTTATGGCTATGATAATTGTTACTGTTTTATGGGTTGTTGTAGCCTTTGGTTTATCATTTGGTCCTACAATAGGAGGTATAATTGGTAATCCGCTACCTAATTTGTTTTTTCAAGGTGTGAATACTACTACTGCATGGAGTCTTGCTCCAACAATACCCTTTATGTTGTTTGCTTTGTTTCAAGCAAAATTTGCAATCATTACACCTGCCTTAATAACAGGAGCTTTTGCAGAAAGAATTCGTTTCTGGGCTTACCTATTATTTATGGTATTATTCATATTACTTGTTTACGCTCCATTAGCACACATGACTTGGCATCCAGAAGGTATTTTCTTTAAAATGGGAGTATTAGATTTCGCTGGAGGAACAGTAGTGCATATGAGCGCTGGATGGGCTGCATTAGCCGGAGCAATTTTCTTAGGAAAAAGAAAAATACAAAAAGTTAACCCTGCACGTATTACTTACGTATTGTTAGGTACTGGTTTATTATGGTTTGGATGGTTTGGTTTCAATGCAGGTTCAGCATTAGGATCTAATGGTTTAGCTGTACAAGCATTAGGTACAACAACTGTAGCTGCTGCTGCTGCTGGAATGGCTTGGGTATTTCTTGATAAAATTCTTGGACACAAACTTTCTGCAATGGGAGCTTGTATTGGTGCTGTTGTAGGTTTAGTAGCTATTACGCCTGCTGCAGGTTTTGTAACTATTCCTCATGCAATGTTCATCGGTATATTTGCAAGTGTTGTTAGTAATTTAGTAGTTAGCAAATTTCCTAAAGGTAAAATTGATGATGCTCTAGATGTATTTGCTTGTCACGGTGTTGGTGGAATGGTTGGAATGCTATTGACTGGTGTTTTTGCTTCGAAAGCGGTAAACTCAGTAGTAGGAGATAATCAAGGCCTAATATTTGGTGATGCTACATTATTTTTAAATCAATTAACTGCTTTAGTTATAGTTTCAGTATTCGCATTTTCAGCATCTTATTTCCTTTTCTTTATTGTAAACAAAATAACTCCACTAAGAGTAAGTGAAGAAAAAGAAGAATTAGGTTTAGATATTTCTCAACATGGTGAGTTTCTATAA
- a CDS encoding PH domain-containing protein: MGLFNAILGNASEVNIENVSKEFEPILIDGERIEKAYKLIRDMFIFTNKRLILVEKQMVGTKVDYMSIPYSSIKKFSKESAGILDMDAELKIWLNNDSTPIVKQFGKGGNNINEVYKILSQHLLK, encoded by the coding sequence ATGGGACTATTTAATGCCATCCTTGGCAATGCATCTGAAGTAAATATTGAAAATGTCTCGAAAGAATTTGAGCCAATCTTAATAGATGGAGAACGAATTGAGAAAGCGTACAAACTAATACGTGACATGTTTATTTTCACAAATAAAAGACTAATTTTAGTAGAAAAGCAAATGGTTGGAACTAAAGTTGATTATATGTCAATCCCTTATTCTAGCATCAAAAAATTCTCTAAAGAAAGCGCTGGAATATTGGATATGGATGCTGAATTAAAAATTTGGTTAAATAACGATAGTACACCAATTGTCAAACAATTTGGAAAAGGAGGTAATAACATTAATGAAGTTTATAAAATTTTGAGCCAACACCTATTAAAATAA
- a CDS encoding amidohydrolase family protein: protein MISKKIYLLVLVCSISILTKAQQTPALKQSKSVLILNATAHLGNGEVIENSAIGFVDGKINLVADARVIRLADGAYDITINANGKHVYPGFIAPNSTLGLVEIDAIKSSDDENEIGVMNPNVRSIIAYTADSKVIETVRPNGILMAQITPRGGTISGTSSIVQLDAWNWKDAVIKENDGMHMNFPTTFRRSGSWFEPGSIEPNKDYAKQILELTAFLSNAKAYLGDSSKERNLVLESTKGLFDGSQTLFINANEEKQIIDAVQFAKENGIKKMVIVGGYEAYKTAELLQKNGIGVLLRRVHEMPLSEDDDIDLPFKSAKLLTDKGVLVALENSGAMERMNTRNLPFLAGTCAAYGLDKEQALQLITSNTAKILGIDAQCGTLEQGKDATLFISEGDALDMRTNKLTNAFIQGRMISLETHQTKLNDKYKTKYNQK, encoded by the coding sequence ATGATTAGTAAAAAAATATATCTTTTAGTGTTGGTCTGTAGTATATCAATACTTACAAAAGCACAACAAACACCTGCCCTAAAACAATCAAAGTCCGTTCTTATTCTTAATGCTACGGCACATTTAGGAAATGGAGAAGTAATTGAAAATAGTGCTATAGGATTTGTTGACGGAAAAATTAATTTGGTAGCAGATGCCAGGGTGATACGTCTTGCTGATGGTGCCTATGACATCACGATTAACGCTAATGGAAAACACGTATATCCAGGATTTATAGCCCCAAATTCTACATTGGGTTTAGTAGAAATTGATGCGATAAAATCATCTGATGATGAAAATGAAATTGGAGTGATGAATCCTAATGTAAGAAGTATAATTGCTTATACTGCTGACTCTAAAGTGATAGAAACTGTTAGACCAAACGGAATTTTGATGGCTCAAATTACACCACGTGGCGGTACAATTTCTGGCACATCCTCAATCGTTCAGCTTGATGCATGGAACTGGAAAGACGCGGTTATAAAAGAAAATGATGGGATGCACATGAACTTCCCTACTACTTTCAGAAGAAGTGGCTCTTGGTTTGAACCTGGAAGTATTGAACCGAACAAAGACTATGCAAAACAAATTCTTGAGTTGACTGCTTTTTTATCTAATGCTAAAGCCTATTTAGGTGATAGTTCGAAAGAAAGGAATTTAGTTTTAGAATCTACTAAAGGTTTATTTGACGGAAGTCAAACCTTATTTATTAATGCTAATGAAGAAAAACAAATAATTGATGCAGTACAATTTGCTAAAGAAAATGGAATAAAAAAAATGGTGATTGTAGGAGGATATGAAGCATACAAAACAGCCGAATTATTGCAGAAAAATGGTATTGGTGTTTTGCTAAGACGCGTTCATGAAATGCCTCTAAGTGAGGATGATGACATTGATTTGCCTTTCAAATCAGCCAAATTATTAACAGATAAAGGTGTACTAGTAGCTTTAGAAAACAGTGGAGCTATGGAACGTATGAATACCCGAAACTTACCGTTTCTTGCTGGAACATGCGCTGCTTATGGACTTGACAAAGAGCAAGCTCTTCAATTAATCACCTCAAATACTGCTAAAATATTAGGAATTGATGCGCAATGCGGTACCTTAGAACAAGGAAAAGATGCTACGTTATTTATATCTGAAGGAGATGCATTGGATATGAGAACAAACAAATTGACTAATGCTTTTATACAAGGAAGAATGATTAGCCTAGAAACACATCAAACAAAGCTAAACGACAAATATAAAACAAAGTACAATCAAAAATAA